The Streptomyces sp. NBC_01268 genome segment GGTCGTCGTCACCTTCGACCCGCACCCCTCCGAGGTGGTGCGCCCCGGCAGCCACCCGCCGCTGCTCGCCCCGCACCACCGGCGCGCCGAGCTGATGGCGGAGCTGGGCGTGGACGCGGTGCTCATCCTGCCGTTCACCTCCGAGTTCTCCCAGCTGTCCCCGGCGGACTTCATCGTGAAGGTCCTGGTCGACAAGCTGCACGCCAAGCGCGTCATCGAGGGCCCGAACTTCCGCTTCGGCCACCGGGCCGCCGGTAACGTCGACGTCCTGGCCGAGCTGGGCACCACGTACGACTACGACGTCGAGGTCATCGACCTGCGCGTGACCGGTGCGGCGGGCGGCGGGGACCCGTTCTCCTCGACGCTCACCCGGCGCCTGGTCGCCGAGGGCGACATGGCCGGCGCCGCCGAGATCCTGGGCCGCCCGCACCGCGTCGAGGGCATCGTCGTCCGCGGCGCCCAGCGCGGCCGCGAGCTGGGCTTCCCGACGGCCAACGTCGAGACCCTGCCGCACACCGCGATCCCGGCCGACGGCGTCTACGCGGGCTGGCTGACGGCCGCCGGCGAGCGGATGCCCGCCGCGATCTCGGTGGGCACCAACCCGCAGTTCGACGGCACGGAGCGGACCGTCGAGGCGTACGCGATCGACCGCGTCGGACTGGACCTGTACGGCCTGCACGTGGCCGTCGACTTCCTGGCGTACGTGCGCGGCATGCTCAAGTTCGACACCCTCGACGACCTGCTCGCGGCGATGGCCGACGACGTCAAGCGCAGCCGCGAGCTCACCGAGACGTACGACCGGGGCTGACGCCCTCGGCCGCCGGCCGACGAGCGCCTTCCCGGCCCGCGGACCGCACACGCCCCGGGACCGGGACACCGGCTCCCCGGGCCCGCGGACGCGGCCGCCCGGTGGGGCGCGGCGCGGCCGCCGACCGGGCGCACGGCCCCCCGCGCCGGCGCGCCCGTTCAGCCCCGCAGCGCCTCCCGTCCCGCCCAGTGGCAGGCCGCCGCCGGGTCCCCACCGCCGCCCAGGAGCGGGAGGTCCTCCGTACGGCAGCGGTCCGCGACCTCGGCGGCACGCCCCGCCGCGAGCACCTGGCAGCGGACGTGGAAGCGGCAGCCGGACGGGACGCGCGCCGGGTCCGGGGGCTCTCCGGTCAGCACCACGGGCTCGCCCCCGGACTCGGGCAGCACCGACAACAGCGCCTGGGTGTAAGGGTGCTGAGGATCCGTCAGGACGGACTCGACCGGGCCGGTCTCCACGATCCGGCCCAGGTACATCACCGCCACCCGGTCCGCGATGTTCCACGCGAGGCCCAGGTCGTGCGTCACGACCAGCGCCGACAGGCCCAGCTCGTCGCGCAGCCGCAGCAGCAGCGCCAGGATCTCGCCGCGCACCGACGCGTCCAGCGAGGCGACCGGCTCGTCCGCCACGATCAGCTCGGGTTCCAGGACCAGCGCGCCCGCGATGACCACCCGCTGCCGCTGCCCGCCGGACAGCTCGTGCGGATAGCGCAGCAGGAACCGCTCCGGCGGCCGCAGCCCCGCCCGGGACAGCGCCTCGCAGACCGCGGCCCGCTCGTCGCCCGCGTAGCCGTGGATGCGCAGCCCCTCCGCCACCGCGTCGTACACGGTGTGCCGCGGGTTCAGCGAGCCGCTCGGGTCCTGCAGCACCAGCTGGGCCCGCTTGCGGTAGGCCTTGAGCGCCTTCCCCGAGTACGCGAGCGGCGCCCCCGCGAACGCCACCCGGCCCCCGCTCGGCCGGACCAGGCCGAGCAGCGACCTGGCCAGCGTGGTCTTGCCGCACCCGGACTCGCCGACCAGGGCCACGATCTCGCCCGCGCCGATGTCGAGGTCCACCCCGTCCACCGCCCGCGCGGCCGGTCCGCCCCGCCGCCCCGGGAAGACGACCCGCAGCCCGCGCGCCGACAGCAGCGGCTCCGGCTCCGGCGTGCCCGTGCCCGCGCCCGTACCCGTGACCGTGCTCAAGTGGTGCTCCCCACGTGTACGCAGGCCGCCCGGCGCCCCGCGCCCGCGTCCCGCAGCTCCTGGTCCTGCTCCGCGCAGAGGTCCACCGCCACCGGGCAGCGGGGGTGGAAGGTGCAGCCGCCCGGCAGCCCCGCCGGGTCCGGCGGGTCGCCCGGCAGGCCGCGCGGGGCCCGCCGGGAGGCCGGGTCGCCGATGCGCGGGAACGCCCCGGACAGCGCCCGCCCGTAGGGGTGCGCGGCGGCCTCGTACACGGCCTTCGCCGGCCCCTCCTCGACGACCCGCCCCGCGTACATCACCGCGAGCCG includes the following:
- a CDS encoding bifunctional riboflavin kinase/FAD synthetase, encoding MQRWRGLEDIPQDWGRSVVTIGSYDGVHRGHQLIIGRAVERARELGIPSVVVTFDPHPSEVVRPGSHPPLLAPHHRRAELMAELGVDAVLILPFTSEFSQLSPADFIVKVLVDKLHAKRVIEGPNFRFGHRAAGNVDVLAELGTTYDYDVEVIDLRVTGAAGGGDPFSSTLTRRLVAEGDMAGAAEILGRPHRVEGIVVRGAQRGRELGFPTANVETLPHTAIPADGVYAGWLTAAGERMPAAISVGTNPQFDGTERTVEAYAIDRVGLDLYGLHVAVDFLAYVRGMLKFDTLDDLLAAMADDVKRSRELTETYDRG
- a CDS encoding ABC transporter ATP-binding protein, translating into MSTVTGTGAGTGTPEPEPLLSARGLRVVFPGRRGGPAARAVDGVDLDIGAGEIVALVGESGCGKTTLARSLLGLVRPSGGRVAFAGAPLAYSGKALKAYRKRAQLVLQDPSGSLNPRHTVYDAVAEGLRIHGYAGDERAAVCEALSRAGLRPPERFLLRYPHELSGGQRQRVVIAGALVLEPELIVADEPVASLDASVRGEILALLLRLRDELGLSALVVTHDLGLAWNIADRVAVMYLGRIVETGPVESVLTDPQHPYTQALLSVLPESGGEPVVLTGEPPDPARVPSGCRFHVRCQVLAAGRAAEVADRCRTEDLPLLGGGGDPAAACHWAGREALRG